Within Plasmodium coatneyi strain Hackeri chromosome 14, complete sequence, the genomic segment GGATGATGTAAACGCTCAGCTGATGAACGAAATGCTGAAGATGAATTCTAAAAACTTCAAAAAGGGCAGAAAGATGAGCAACAGCAATAAGGGCATGGGGAACCCCAACGCCATCACCCTCGGAGCCAGCAGCTACGGCTTCAGCAACTATAGCCCCACCAACTATAGCAATAATGGGAACCTTGCCAGTAGCGGCATCAACAATATTGGGGGGCTCAGTACCCTTAGCAACCTCAACAACATTGGCGGGATTAACAGCGTTAACGGGTTTAACCCCCTGAACAATGCTAACGACCAAAACAATATTACCACTGCGAACAGCGGAAATGGCAAcaacaggaaaaataaattcggTAAAAATAAGCCATTCTACCTTGCcgctcaaaatggaaaagaaatgcCGAGATTCCCGCATAGTCTTTTCGAACCGAATGAAGAGACAGACACgtataagaacaaatttAACGTAGGAAATTATCAGGgaaatatagaaaagaattttatcttccttcctcatcataGTGATATGTGACGGTGGTGCAGGGGAACCGCAAGTGGGAGAGTGAACCAAGTGttcatagaaaaaaagggagagatGAATAAAACCGCGTGTATGTACACGCCACACAGGCGGATTGGCCACTGAGAAGGAACAGCAAAAtgtgcttccttttcctcgGGTGGAACAGAGGCGGATTTAATTTTCTTGTAAAAGCGGTAAGGAAATGGCTGCACGTAGTTGAGCAGCTACCAAGAACTGGCTATTTGATGAATGTACTCATTGCATGTCGAGTGCGATAAACTATGAGGAGAATATCGCGCAGGTTAATTTTAGTTGAGGCTctgctaaaaataaaatatcaaAGGTGTATGCAAATACGTACGACGAGGACGACACGCATGGTGCCCGTAGGACGCATGACAGTGTACCAGCACATGCACCTGGTTGATATTTTCCCCGCTTCACTAACTAGATGTATGCACATGGGTATTTATTTGAACGCACAGCCGTTCGCCCATGGGATGGGCATCCACTCATGCGTGAACACGTGCGTCTAGGTAACTGCGGCGTAGCGCAACACTCAGACGTGTTAAAATGCGTAACTTGAAGCAGTACCCCATTTTTACGTAGTGTTATTTCTTTAAtagtaattcttttttacgcAATTCattgatgaaaaaaaaaaaagacgcgAAAAAGCAAAGGCTGTTGTGaatattgtattttttccttccctagtTCATTTCGTCGCTGCGCTTTAATTTTACATTTACCtttatgtttatgtgtaattttaatttcaatttcaattttaagttttaccatttttcatttcgacCTTTATGTTAAGCTTTGTTTCAAGCTACTCCGTTGATCCTCAGCGGGGGCTGTGCGTGAAGCCCCAATTCTTagccctttttcttttaacgcCTCGGTAGGCGCTACTACAATACACACCGCTTATGATATTATTGGACACCTCCATTTTATCATTGTACTTGttgggcatattttttttttttttttttttcaacatggCCGCGTTACGGTTTTATGCTTATTACGACATGATTTTGGATGCCATACATGTTGAATACGCGGCTTACCTTTTACATTTGAATGTTAAAATGTATTTCCCCCAAAATTTTGTACCTTTAAATATACACTTACGCAATGGAGAATAAAACATAGGAGTTCGCTGAGCGATTATTTCGTGAAGCTTTGCTGACAAATGAGGCGATTGAAGGGGAGTTGGTTCGCATTAGGGATATGGCAAATGGGTGTTGGGAAAATGGCACATAAAAAGtagaacggaaaaaagggaaaatggaCGGACCACAAAGTGGGCCCCTAAAGGAGCGGCAAACTCCACCCCGAAGTTaccatttttcccccaaaaaaaacaaacaaacgaatGGGCAAATAAACAAGCGCGTAGGTCCCAATTAATTGTGCCCGTTCTGGCCAGAGAAAAAGCATCAGTTCTGTAAATATTTACGCACAGATTCCCTCATCGTATCAATAACAAACTTGGGGTTATCCGCCTTAAAAATACTCGTTCCCGCAACGATAACATTTGCCCCGTGGGATGCAGATATCTCCGTTGTTTCTATATTCAATCCTCCGTCTACTTGAATATTTAAATCTTTGTATTTCTTTCGAAGAAATGCAACCTTGCTCATCATGTCATGCATAAATGACTGTCCTCCGAAGCCTGGTTCTACCGTCATCACCAAAACGGTGTTTATCAAATTGGTGTCTAGAAGgggcacaattttttctacatttgtcTTGGGCTTAATAGAAACTCCACACCATTGATTGTTGTTCCGTATTTGTTGTGCTAGTTTTACACACTTGTCTGTATCTTCGTTCAGGGCCTCAAAATGGAAGGTCAATTGGTCCGATGTTTTTAGTGAGTCGATGTACTTCTCTGGATTTTCCACCATCAAATGGacgtcaaaaaaaataccttttgtgtatttttttaaatcgttAATGACGGGTGGGCCGAATGACAAGTTGGGGACAAAGTGCATGTCCATTACGTCCAGGTGTATCCATTCTGCCCCCAGTTCTTCCATTCGTTGCGTTTCTTCTGCTAGTTTGCTTATGTTCGACGCGAGCACCGAAGGGGCGATTATCGCTTTGAGGGAGCTCATCTTTGTGTATTCCCTTGGGCGGGGCTCGCAAATATGTCTTTACCG encodes:
- a CDS encoding Ribulose-phosphate 3-epimerase, coding for MSSLKAIIAPSVLASNISKLAEETQRMEELGAEWIHLDVMDMHFVPNLSFGPPVINDLKKYTKGIFFDVHLMVENPEKYIDSLKTSDQLTFHFEALNEDTDKCVKLAQQIRNNNQWCGVSIKPKTNVEKIVPLLDTNLINTVLVMTVEPGFGGQSFMHDMMSKVAFLRKKYKDLNIQVDGGLNIETTEISASHGANVIVAGTSIFKADNPKFVIDTMRESVRKYLQN